In the Verrucomicrobiota bacterium genome, one interval contains:
- a CDS encoding right-handed parallel beta-helix repeat-containing protein: MKAWFYFSFMWVLWLPLTSFAQSGIVRSSDHSNLQEALDALPELGGILYLAPGNYEIAEPLVLRRENVRIEGSGASTHIINKNESGKPALRIRPDGYESDSKKRMWRVQLSNFRISGNPKSGSGVHAQGIQEIYIHGLSVDHNGAHGIYLENCYEDPRISDSILTYNGQAGLNIVDCHDIVVSSNQFEENQDGVRCIDSFNLCMNANNLDDHLRHGVVIENTYGSVLSGNMIEECQGSAVILDRDCYGITISSNVIAHEFDGGIDLRDAHGCAISANTFVIVHKYGVRVGPGSGRITITGNSFANSYMGDGRNKRLVDGGNLNQRDVGTGILLDNTSSINISGNSFSGMSENAVEGIGDCSRILISSNLVTDMHLQSTEKTPAFNLGDPNHTNLIKDNIVQ; encoded by the coding sequence ATGAAAGCATGGTTTTACTTTTCCTTTATGTGGGTGCTTTGGCTTCCTCTTACGTCGTTTGCTCAGAGTGGAATTGTTCGCTCATCCGATCACTCCAACCTTCAAGAGGCCTTGGATGCTCTGCCGGAATTGGGCGGCATCCTCTATCTCGCTCCTGGAAATTATGAGATCGCGGAGCCCCTGGTTTTGCGAAGAGAAAACGTGCGAATTGAAGGATCCGGTGCGTCCACTCACATAATTAACAAAAACGAATCCGGGAAACCGGCTCTCCGCATCCGGCCTGATGGCTATGAGTCCGATTCGAAGAAACGCATGTGGCGGGTTCAGTTAAGTAATTTCCGTATCAGCGGAAACCCGAAAAGTGGTTCGGGAGTCCACGCTCAGGGAATCCAGGAGATTTATATTCACGGTCTCTCGGTCGATCACAATGGAGCCCACGGGATCTATTTGGAAAACTGCTACGAAGATCCAAGAATCTCAGATTCTATTTTAACTTATAACGGTCAGGCGGGACTAAATATCGTCGATTGTCATGACATAGTCGTGAGCAGTAATCAATTTGAAGAAAATCAGGACGGGGTGCGCTGTATTGACAGTTTCAATCTCTGTATGAATGCCAACAACCTCGATGATCACCTGAGACATGGAGTCGTCATTGAAAATACCTATGGCTCGGTACTGTCCGGTAACATGATCGAAGAGTGTCAGGGTAGCGCGGTGATCTTGGACCGGGATTGCTACGGGATCACTATCAGCTCGAATGTCATTGCTCATGAATTCGATGGAGGCATCGACTTACGGGACGCCCATGGTTGTGCGATTTCTGCAAACACGTTTGTGATTGTTCACAAGTACGGAGTGAGAGTGGGTCCTGGTAGTGGTCGGATTACCATTACGGGAAACAGCTTTGCCAACAGCTACATGGGCGACGGCCGAAACAAACGATTGGTAGACGGAGGTAACCTAAATCAGCGGGATGTTGGAACGGGAATTTTATTGGACAATACATCCAGCATAAACATAAGCGGGAATTCATTTTCCGGCATGTCTGAAAATGCAGTGGAAGGGATCGGTGACTGTAGCCGAATCCTCATCTCTTCGAACCTGGTGACCGATATGCATTTGCAAAGCACGGAAAAGACTCCGGCTTTCAATCTCGGCGATCCGAATCACACAAATTTGATTAAGGATAACATCGTGCAGTGA
- a CDS encoding alpha/beta hydrolase, whose protein sequence is MKVYLKHSAVKILCGIMVFGSAAFGWEITLDDAPLKASDRAWIADSGQVMVALDDLVPEMIDAHAFDFDGWQITIVAGEYGITGMVTSPVLKRDGFASTFQQAPIVKDEVLWFPIEALAALMNYPMEKDVRSKKLAIQAATNEADSEEIDDVIRRRMTSVANNSVYVRPTIAHFEDLLIPGSQGLVSARLYDPSPGDSTPSAVYINIHGGGWKVGSISSSDHVCRDIANQAGQKVISIEYNMLPEYPYPAGWDDAYAMVFWVSEHHRQLKIDPARIIVGGDSAGGNIANAVAMMARDRGEFRVTGLVLAYPVVDMTTPWAEFVFANPEDAKHPYATPKNGTLAGMPPTLLLVAENDGLRPQGEEYAALLGNAQVRVEFDVVVGTSHGFLATHAESRARIGRFIQSTR, encoded by the coding sequence ATGAAAGTATATTTGAAGCATTCAGCAGTGAAAATTCTATGCGGAATTATGGTATTCGGATCAGCCGCGTTCGGATGGGAAATCACGCTTGATGACGCGCCGTTGAAGGCAAGTGACAGAGCTTGGATTGCAGATAGCGGGCAAGTGATGGTCGCTCTGGATGATTTGGTTCCCGAGATGATCGATGCCCATGCGTTTGATTTTGATGGGTGGCAGATAACCATCGTAGCCGGAGAGTATGGTATCACAGGCATGGTGACCAGTCCTGTATTGAAACGTGATGGATTTGCTTCTACCTTTCAGCAGGCTCCGATAGTAAAGGACGAGGTTCTTTGGTTCCCGATCGAAGCTCTGGCAGCCCTGATGAACTATCCTATGGAAAAGGACGTTCGATCAAAGAAACTGGCAATTCAGGCTGCAACGAATGAGGCCGATTCCGAAGAGATAGATGACGTCATTAGACGGCGCATGACCTCTGTTGCCAATAACAGTGTTTACGTTCGACCTACGATTGCTCATTTCGAAGATCTGTTAATTCCAGGGTCACAGGGTTTGGTTTCTGCCCGACTCTACGATCCGTCCCCGGGGGATTCCACACCGAGCGCGGTCTACATTAACATTCACGGTGGTGGCTGGAAAGTGGGTAGCATTTCGAGTTCCGATCATGTCTGTCGCGATATCGCAAACCAGGCGGGCCAAAAGGTCATTTCAATTGAATACAATATGCTTCCCGAGTATCCGTACCCCGCAGGTTGGGATGATGCCTATGCTATGGTTTTTTGGGTGAGTGAACATCATCGACAGCTGAAAATCGATCCGGCTCGTATTATTGTGGGAGGTGACAGTGCCGGTGGAAATATTGCCAACGCGGTTGCAATGATGGCCCGGGATCGCGGAGAGTTTAGAGTGACCGGTCTTGTTTTGGCCTATCCTGTTGTGGACATGACAACTCCGTGGGCAGAGTTTGTATTTGCAAATCCGGAAGATGCCAAACACCCCTATGCCACGCCCAAGAATGGTACTCTCGCCGGGATGCCACCCACCTTGTTACTGGTGGCAGAAAATGACGGTCTGAGACCTCAAGGCGAAGAATACGCTGCCTTGCTTGGTAACGCACAAGTCAGGGTCGAATTCGATGTGGTGGTCGGGACAAGTCATGGGTTCCTCGCAACGCACGCCGAATCGCGCGCACGTATCGGCAGGTTTATTCAGTCAACTCGCTGA